ACAAGCTCATCAAATGCAATTTTATGTGCACCATTATAGTAGGTCTGTACCTCTATCGTAACCGGATTGTCAGGGTCCAGACTACTCTTTCCCCCGCAGCCACCCATCATCATCGTCAAAACGGCAAATGCTGCAGCGGCAGCCATAACCTTTGTTTTTTTCATTTTTCTTCTCCTTGATCCTATAATTTTACGCAGACGGCTTCATGCCCTACAGCGGGCAGGAATTTTCCCAGCAGATCCCGGACCGACAGTTTAATGCTCGTCGTATTTACACAGGGATGGCAGGCAACTTCCGTATGTTCCAGTACCTCCTGATCGATCACCAGCTGTACCCTCTTCTTTGTGTCATTCATCAGCCCCATCACACTGACCGCTCCCGGTGTGATATCCAGGAATTCTTCCATGAATTCGGGCTTTGCAAAGGACAGCCTGGATACACCGAGTCTCGATGATAAATCCTTCGTCTTAAACTGCTTGCCTCCGGGCAGCATCAGAAGATAAAAGTCTGTCTGCTGTCTGTTGCACAGAAACAGATTCTTACATATTTCCACTCCGAGTACTTCATCCACTTCCCCGCAGGCATCGATTGTCGCCAGTGCTTCATGATCCACCCGCTCATACGGTATTCCCAGCTGATCCAGAAGATCATATGTACGTATCTCTTTATCCAAACGGCCAGCCGCATCCCCGGGCCGCCCATGTACTAATTCTGTCATAATTCTGTCCTTTCAAAAATGAGTCTTTCACACAATCATACTCCAAAATATGGCAGTCTGCAATCTTAAATAACTTTCCGCATAAATGAAAATTCCCGATACCAAATCGGCATCGGGAATGCTTTCTGACATTATTATTCCTCTGTCTCCTCATCCTCGAAATAATCATCAAAGTCATCATCGAAATCATCTTCAAAATCTTCCAGATAATCCGGCGTAAAGAAGCGATAGACTGCATATGCAATACCTGCTACTGCAGCAACAGCACCTACGATCGCCAAAACCCATAACAGTGTATTCTTACTCTTGTCTTCTTTTTCTTTTTTTTGCAGCATTGCCATCAGTTCATCAATTTTATTCATTTTAAGAACACCGTCCTCTCTATTAATTAGAAATATTATAACACCATCTTCAATATTTTACCACAAAAATCTGAATTTTAAACTTTTGGAATTTTTTTCAGCTTTGCAAAAGCAGCAAACATTTTTTTAATACCGTACTTTTCAAAATTTACTGTCACTTCAAAATCTTTTCCGCCCTCAACAACTGATTCCACCACACCGGTGCCGAATTTGACATGGCGCACCGTGTCTCCGACCGTATAGTCCAGTCTTTCCGCCTTCGTCACTTTAAACTGCTGCGGCTGGAATACCTGAGCCCTGAATGCCTCTTTCATCTGACGATAACTGCTGCTCGCCAGTATCTGATCTGCTTTACTTTCCCGCTCTTTGATCTCATGCCCCACATCAACCAGTTCCCTCGGTATCTCCCGGATAAAGCGGGAAACTTTATTGTATTGTGTCTCTCCCCGTATCATCCGCTGCTGTGCACTGGTAAGCGTCAGTCCCCTCATAGCCCGCGTGATGCCGACATAACACAGCCTTCTCTCCTCCTCGATCTCGGACGGGTCATCCGACGTGATCGTCATATAACTTGGGAAAATACCGTCTTCCATCCCCGCCATATAAACGTATGCAAATTCCAGTCCCTTGGCACTGTGAAGCGTCATCAGGAGCACTCTGTCATCTCCGTCCTCCACTGTATCAATGTCAGCTATGAGTGCAACTTCTTCCAGAAAGCCGTCCAGCGTCGGCGTCTCATGCTCTTCCTCATACGTCACTGCTTTTGTAAGCAGCTCGTCTATATTCTCAATTCGAGCGCGGGACTCGTCCGTTCCCTCTGCCTCCAGTTCTTTTACATAGCCGGTCTCCTCGATCACCTGCGTCAAAAGCTCTGAGACGGACAGATACTCAAGCTGGGACCTCATTCGCTGGATCAGGCTTACAAACGGAACCAGTTTACTGCCGCTGCGCCCTACAGCTGCACTGATCCCTTCATCCTCCAGAGCCTCATAAAAGCTCATATCCCGCTCCGTCGCGTACATCTGCACTTTCATGAGCGTTGCCGCTCCAATCCCTCGTTTCGGCACATTGATAATTCTTCTCACGGCAAGGTCATCCTGCGCATTATCAATTGTCTTTAAATATGCCAGCAGATCTTTAATCTCCTTACGCGCATAAAAGTTAACTCCGCCTACCAGACGGTATGGGATGTTTGCCATCAGGAATTTTTCCTCAAACAGCCGCGACTGAGCGTTCGTCCGGTATAAGATAGCAAAATCTTTATATGCCGCATCGCCCTCCCGAACCAGCTTCCTGATATCTCCGGCTATAAATTCCGCCTCTTCAAATGCATTCAGGAACTGCCGGAACCGAACGGGATAGCCTTTTTCATTGTCCGTCCAGAGAGTTTTTTCCTTTCGCTCCATATTATTTCTGATAACTTCATTCGCCGCATCCAGAATATTCTGGGTGGAACGGTAATTCTGTTCCAGCCGAATCACCTTTGCATCCGGAAATACCTTTTCAAATCCGAGGATATTTCCTATGTCAGCCCCCCTGAATTTGTATATGGACTGATCGTCATCTCCCACCACGCAGAGGTTCCTGTACTTCCCTGCCAACAGACTGACGAAGCGGAACTGAACTGTATTGGTGTCCTGATACTCATCGACCATCAGGTAACGAAAACGCTCCTGATAGTATTCCAAAACTTCCGGACACTTCTCGAAAAGCTCCACTGTCTTAACCAGCAGATCATCAAAATCGAGAGCATTGCTCTTTTTCAGACGATTCTGATACTCCCTGTATGCACGCGCTATTGTCTTTTTACTCCATTCCCCGCCGATATTGCGTTCGTAGTCTTCAGGAGATATCATCTCATTTTTAGCGGAGGATACTGCCGAAAGCAGCATCCGTTCCTTATAAAGTTTTGTATCGATGTTCAGTGTTTTACAGACTTCTTTCATCACAGACTTGGAATCGTCCGAGTCATATATGGTGAAACTCGTACCGTATCCGATCCTGTCTATATAGCGGCGCAGAATCCGCACGCAGCTGGAGTGAAAAGTGCTGACCCAGACACTGTCGGCACCGCGTGTCACCGTATGCTCAACCCGCTCTTTCATCTCTCCCGCAGCCTTATTCGTAAATGTAATAGCCATGATATTCCATGGATTTATACCCTTTTCTTCTATCAGATAAGAAATGCGGTGTGTCAAAACACGTGTCTTTCCTGAACCTGCCCCTGCCAGAATCAGCAGCGGTCCCTCTGTGCAGTACACAGCCTCCTGCTGTTGTGGATTTAAACTGTCATAAATGCTCATAAATTATGTAAACTCCATCTCATTTTCTTTTCAACTTTTACCCGTACGTTTTATTATATTACGTGCGGAGTATTAATGCAAACAGTTTAAACACAACCGCGCTTATCATTTTTAAACCCCGATAATCTGCATAGACAACGGGCAAAAAACCTCTTGTCATCTAGTATTAAAAACTATATAATATAATTTGTAGACTATCAGATATTTTTACGAGGTGACACATTCAATGACAATTGACACAAATGATATTATCAACAGTATCCTGGAGAGTATTTCACGCATCGATTATATCAGGCCCGGGGACGTACCGAACATCCCTTTATATATGGATCAGGTAACCACCTTTATGGATGCTCAGCTGGCCGCCTCCAAACGGTATGAGAGTGATAAAATCCTTACAAAAACGATGATCAACAATTATACCAAGAATAATCTTCTTCCGCCTCCCGACAAGAAGAAGTATTCCACGGAACACATTCTGCTGCTGATCTTTATCTATTATTTCAAGAGTATTCTGTCCATCAATGACATTCAGTCATTGCTGAGACCGATTACGGATAAATGTTTTCACGAAGGAGACGGTATCAGCCTGACAGAAATTTATAATGAAGTCTTCAGTCTTGAAAAATCAGAGATCGAATCCATGAAAGAAGATGTCCGCAAATATTATCAGACATCAGCGGAGACTTTCACAGATGCTCCGGAAGAGGAACAGAGCTTTCTTCAGCTGTTTTCATTTATCTGTCTGCTCAGTTTTGACGTCTATGTAAAGAAACAGATTATTGAGAATCTGATCGATCTTTTTCCTTCAGAAAAAAAGTAAACGGAACCTGTACTGCTGCATACGAATTATTTTCGTTTTGCAGCAGTTTTTTATTCTACTCTTCTTTACACCAAAATTTTAACGTGTTAAAATATGCAGGTAGGCACATAATATTGTGTAAGGAGTAATCTTATGAGCAAAACGATTCATACTGAGGCTGTCGATCAGCTTTTCGAAGCAATTTTGAGTTTAAAATCCAAAGAAGAATGTTATACTTTTTTTGAAGACGTATGTACGATCAATGAGCTGTTGTCACTGTCGCAGCGTTTTGAGGTTGCAAAAATGCTGCAGCAGAAGAAAACGTATCTTGAGATTTCCGAAAAAACCGGTGCGTCCACCGCAACGATCAGCCGTGTAAACCGCTCCCTAACCTATGGGAACGACGGATATGAGATGGTCTTTGAACGTCTGAACATCAAATGACATGGAGACGGAAATGATATGAAATGGCTGGATAAACCTTATCACTCTTTTCACTCCATGCTGGAAGAAGAATTCCATGAAAAGGTATACAAGCTCGCCTTAAACGGCGGCATGTCTTGCCCCAACAGAGACGGAACTCTGGGTACACGCGGATGCATTTTCTGCAGCGCCGGCGGATCCGGTGATTTTGCTGCAAACAAGGATCTTACCATTACGCAGCAGATTGAGGAACAGATGGCTGTTCTGACACAAAAACGCCCGGTCCGTAAATATATCGCTTATTTTCAGGCATACACCAACACGTATGCCCCTGTTTCGTATCTGAAATCCATTTTTACAGAAGCCCTCTCACATCCTGACATTGCTGCACTGTCCATCGGCACACGCCCTGACTGTCTGGGACCCGATATTCTCAGCCTTCTGGATACGCTGAATCATATCAAACCGGTCTGGGTCGAACTCGGCCTCCAGACCATGCACGAATCTACCGCCCGCTATATCCGAAGAGGATATGACCTGCCCTGTTTCGAGAAAGCCGTGTCTGATCTCCATTCTCACGGTCTCGATGTCATCGTACACACCATCCTGGGACTTCCCGGAGAAACGCCCTGTGATGTTCTTGATACCATTCACTATCTGAACAGCTGTTCCATACAGGGAATCAAACTTCAGCTTCTTCATGTTCTGAGAGGCACAGACCTGGCAGACGACTACGAGGCAGGACTCTTTCAGACGCTAACTATGGATGAGTATCTGACGCTTCTCATCGCATGTCTCGAACAGCTGTCCCCGGATATTGTGATCCACCGTCTGACTGGGGACGGCCCAAAGGATCTGCTGATCGCTCCCGAATGGAGCAGTGCAAAACGCACCGTGCTCAATGAACTGCACCGCCGCATGAAAGCAGAAAACACATGGCAGGGCAGACTTTATCACACATAGAAAGGAGATTTTTAATGGCAGAAGCATTGACCCTCTATAAACTGATTATTCTATATATGCTGCGGAAAGTCAATTTTCCGCTGACGAACGCACAGATTTCTGATTTTATTCTCGGTCAGGAATATACCAGCTATTTTCACCTCCAGCAGGCAATCTCCGAAATGCTGGAAGCAGATCTTGTTACGGCCGAAGTCATCCGCAACACTTCCTACTACCGCATGACCGAAGAAGGCAAAAAGACCATCACATACTTCGATAATCAGATACCGGATCCGATCAAAGAAGACATCAACCGATATTTAGATGAAAACTCATACGAACTGCGCAATGAAGTCTCCGTGATCTCCGATTACTACAAGACTCCGGAGCAGGAATACACGGTTCGCTGTCAGGTGCGTGAAGGCGCCAGTACGCTGATCGAACTGAACCTCACTGTACCCGAAGAATCCAATGCAAAAGCCATCTGTGGCAGCTGGTCAAAAAAAAGCCAGGAAATTTATGCTTATCTGATGAAAGAACTGATGATATGATACAGACTTATCTTATCAGGAATGACGAGACGGCTGTCCTGACGCCCTGCGGTAGATCAGATACGCAGCGAGTGCAGTGGCGGCCTCTGCGATCCAAAACGCATGCCATACTCCGGCCGCGCCTGATATACGGCTCAGTAAAAAGGCCGCCGGTATGATGATGACCACATAGCGCAGCAATGAAATCATCAGCGAAGGAAATCCCTTTCCGATACCTTCCAGCGCTCCAGCTGAGGTTACGGATACTGCAGAGACCAGAAAACCCGCACTGATCGTTCCAAGCGCCTGAGCTCCCGCTTCCAGCGTCTCTGGATTTTCCGTAAACATGCCCATCAGATAATCCGGCAGAGCGAGGCATACCAGCATCCCTGCGCCCATGATCACTGCGATCAGCATCAGCGCAATTCTGTAAATCTTTTTCACACGCTGTTTTTCTTCTGCCCCGTAATTATAGCCGATCAGGGGCCTCATACCCTGTACGATCCCATTCGCAGGCATGTAAAGAAATGTCTGTAGTTTATAGTAAACGCCGAGCACAACGACATATGTCTGGGAAAAAGCCGACAGAATTCCATTCAGTGCCGAGACCAGCAGTGACGGAAGCGCCATGTTCATGGCGGCCGGTACCCCCACCGCGTAAAGCCTCATACAGATGGCACGATCCCATCTGAGACTCTTCATTCCCAGTTTCACGTTCAGTGGTTTTGCAGCGTAGACAGCCACATAGATCACCAGAGTGACCGTCTGCCCGATCCCCGTCGCCCAGGCCGCCCCTCTGATACCGAGTGCCGGAACCGGTCCCAGACCGAATATCATAATGGGATCCAGTATAATATTTACTACGCACCCGCAAATCATGCCGATCATGGTAATCTTCATCTTTCCCACAGACTGAAAAATCTTTTCGAACGTGATGCCCGCCATAATCACTACAGAGAAGCTGATAACAATCGATGAATAATTCCATCCTTCCCGGATAATATCCCCGTCTTCTGTAAACATCTTTAGAAAATGCTGCATTCCCAAAAGCCATGCTGCGGTCAAAATAACACCGTGCAGTACGGCAAACAGCATTCCCTGCGATGCAGCCGTATCCGCCTGTCTCTGCTTCCCGGCACCAAGGCAGATTGCGATCACCGCACTTATCCCAACTCCAAATCCAACGGCAATGGAATTGATCAGGTTCTGCACCGGAAAGACCAGCGACAGCGCAGTCATTGCATTTTCACTGATTTTTGCTACAAAGATACTGTCAACGATATTATACAGCGAATTTACCAGCATAGAGATCACCATCGGGACCGACATCGACAGAAGCAGCGGCAGCACCCGCCGCTCTTTCATGTAAGACTGTTCCAAAATTTATTTCCTCCTCGTTTGCCTGTGTTCCCGCCGGACAAGCGAAAAGGCTATAGACTCACTGTTTGATTACTCAGAAACAGTAAAATCTATAGCCTTCATAGCCGAGACGGGCTTATATCATTATTTGTGTATGATACCATACCAATACATGTTTGTCAATTTCTCCTATATGGAATTTTTCCTGATATATTCCAGGTGCTCCCTGATATTTTTTTCATACCCCATGTCCGTCGGCTCGTAAAAAACAGCCCCCGCGATCTCATCCGGCAGGTACTGCTGCTTTACATAATGATTTGGAAAATCGTGCGCGTACTGGTATCCGGTTCCTCTTCCCAGCTTGGCCGACCCTTTATAATGGGCATCCTGCAAATGCGGAGGGACTGAAGTTTTTGTCTCCCTCACAGACTGTGCAGCTGCAAATACGGCCAGACAGCTGGCGTTACTCTTCGGCGCCGAGGCAACGTACGTAACTGCCTGAGCCAGGATAATCTGAGCTTCCGGCATCCCGACGCGCTCGACTGCCTGTGAAGCTGCCACCGCAACCATCAGGGCCTGAGGATCTGCGTTGCCCACATCTTCCGAGGCACAGATCATCACGCGGCGGGCAATAAACTTGATGTCTTCCCCCGCCGTCAGCATCTTAGCCAGATAATAGACGGCTGCATCGGGATCCGACCCCCGCATACTCTTAATAAACGCAGAGATCGTGTCATAGTGCTGATCACCGTTCTTATCGTAGTGTATCACACGTTTCTGGATACACTCTGACGCTGTATCCAGATCAATGTGGATCCTTCCGTCAGCTGACGGATGTGTCGTCAAAATGGCAAGTTCAATGGCGTTCAGCGCTGTCCTGGCGTCTCCGCCGGACATATCCGCCAGAAATTCCTTCGCGCCGTCTTCCAGAACGGCCCGATACAAGCCCATCCCCCGTTTTTCATCTGCCACCGCTTTTTCCAGCAGCCGCATGATATCCTTCTTAGCGAGCGGTTTCAGCTCAAAAATGATCGAGCGCGACAGCAGTGCGCTGTTTACCTCGAAATAGGGATTTTCTGTCGTAGCACCGATCAGGACCAGAGTCCCATCCTCTACAAACGGGAGCAGGTAGTCCTGCTGTCCCTTGTTAAACCTGTGAATCTCGTCCACAAACAGAATCGTTTTTCTCCGGTACATCCCCAGCATGTCCTTTGCATGCCTGACGACTTCCTCCATATCCTTTTTTCCGGCCGTCGTCGCATTCAGCTGCTGAAATTCACCGCTGGTCGTATTTGCAATCACCTTTGCAAGCGTCGTCTTTCCGGTTCCCGGCGGTCCGTAGAAAATGACGGAGCCAAGTTTATCAGCTTTGATCGCCCGGTAAAGCATTTTGCCCTCACCGATGATATGCTCCTGCCCCACCACCTCTTCCAGTGTCACCGGGCGCATCCTGGATGCAAGCGGTGACTCCTGTTCCAGAGTCTTTTCCTTTACATAATCAAATAAATCCATCGTTATCCTATCCTATTCAAAAAACATATGCTCCATGTAGAGCTCATTAAAGTCCGCATCCGTAGACAGGTCAATTTCCGATGAATGTTCCAGAAGCAGTTCCAGTCTTTCTTTCGAATCATCGTTGATGAGGTAGCGAAGTGCACCGCCGAGTGAACTGTTGCCGACGGCTTTTATCTTGCCGTCAAATTCTCTCGGAAGCAGCCCCAGGACCATTGCCTTCTCCTGGTTTATGTGATACCCGAATCCGCCTGCCAGATATACGGCATCCACCTGATCATATGTAACGCCAAATCTCCTCAGCAGCACCTCGATACCCGCACGGACTGCTGATTTGGCGAGCTGAATTTCCCGCACATCCTGCTGTGTAAACGTGATGTCTCTGCCGTCCGGCGTCTGTGCCAGCCGATAACCGTTTTCAAAGTATTCCTCTTCCAGCCGACCCGTCTCGTCTACCAGCTCATGTTCAATCAGCCCGGAAATAGTCTCAATGACTCCGGTTCCGCACAGACCAATCGGCGGTTTATCACCGATCGTAGCGATATTCGCCCTGCCGTCTTCGATCTCCACTTTGCAGATCGCACCCTGAACACTTCCCATACCCCAGGAGATATTGCCGCCTTCAAATGCCGGTCCCGCAGCAGTGGAAGTCGATACGATACGATCACGGTTTCCGATTGCCATCTCGCCGTTCGTGCCAAGATCCACCAGCAGCGCTGTCTTCTCATTGGTATCAAATTCACAGTCGTAAAGACCGGAGACGATATCACCTCCCACGTAGGTGGATATTCCCGGGAGCAGAATCACTTCCGCGTCACAGTAATCATCTTCCAGCACCTCGCGAAACGGCTTTTCTATCAGGCTGATATCTACCGGTGTAAACGGAAATACACCCAGCCCTTCGCAGGAGTATCCCAACAACAGGTGTCCCATCGTCGTATTTCCGCCGATCGCAATCCGGTCAATCTGATCCGGCCGGATGCCCGCCTCTTCCACAAGCGTCCGTATCCCGGTCATGAGATCCTCCTGAATACTCTTACGAAGCGCTTCCTTTTTCCCGTCACAGGATGCCTGTATCCTGGAGATAACATCCGCTCCGAATGCCCGCTGTCTGTTCAGCGTCGCAAAGGAACCGACCGGACTCCTGCTCGTCTTTCCAACAAGCTGAAATGCCAGTGTGGTCGTACCAATATCCACAGCGATATCATAACCTGCCTCTTCGGTCCCGGCATGCTCCTGCTGGCTGTCTCCGTGACCGACCTGAATGGAAAATCCCGCCTCGTCCTGCACATCCATGGTGATCACACAGTCATCCGCCGGGTATGCCCTGCAGGCAAGACGGTATCCCTGTGCCAGTTCTTCCTCCGTAAAGTGCTTCCGGTCCGAAGGTGTGACGTCCAGCTCACCCTCCTTCAGACGTATCTTGCATTTTCCGCAGTTTCCTTTTCCCCCGCAGACTGCACTGAAGTACGCCCCCTGCCTGTTAATCGCCGACAGAATACTTTCATACTCTTCAGACACAACAACAAGTTTCTTATCCTTATTGATGACTGTGATCGTCACCGGCTGTATTTTTCTCATATTGCAGTTTTTAGCACCACACTTTCTGCAGTTATGCTGTGCCCGGAACACAGATTCATCGGCCGTCACCTGCATTACCTGACAGGACGTCTTTACCGGATCATACATATACGATGGACTGATCGCAATCCCAAGCGTTTTATCAGCCTTCAGCGCATCGAATGCAGTCTTCTGTGCAATCATCGGAATATCGTTCGGTGCCTCAAGACGGCTCACGATTCCGATTTTTCTTCTGGCGCATTCCTCCTTCAGGACTGCCTGAATCTCATGATCCATGGCAAACAGACATGCGTCTGCCATAGCGTCTATGAGCATCCCTTTCAAAAAATCTCCTTCTTCAAAGGATTCAGAGCTGTATCTGCTGACTTCCCCGCCCACGGTTGAGAGGATGTAGATGATATCCTCACCCGCTTTCAGCTTTTCACTTTCCAGTTCACCGGCCACTTTGCCGAATCCGATCACTGCCTTTGGATCGAGCCTGCGCTCTACCTCCTGCAGCAGATCAGAAAACTCTCTTTGTACCTCTTCATAAATGGGGCTGTCCTCTTTACAGTCCATAAGCTTCAGTACCGTTTCTTTCTCGATGGTCTTTTGAAATTCCGTAATTTTAATGATACTTTCCATGTCGTTATCCCCCAGTTACTTTCGTTTGAAGTAAGATAAAAAGCATCACACAAGCACTTGTGTGATGCCCCTTTTCATATTATAATATTTTTTACGCCAGCATTCAAGAAGATTAATAATGATTGCTGTATGACCAGTCGTCATAGTGCTCTCTCATTTCCGGTGTCTCCACATCATTTTTGTGTGCATAGCGTATTTCCGCACTGCTTCCGGCTTTTAAATCCTCCTGGCATAAATCTTCGATAGATATTCTTTCTTCGTTCATGATGATTGCTCCTTTTTCTTTTTTAAATCCCTGTTGCCTGTTCCGTTCCTTCATTCATTGACATCAATATACCACTATTTTTGTCTTAATTCATCTGTCTTTCCGGACTTACTTTTATAGATTTCAGCCATGATTTGTTGACTTTGTATGTGGCTTCATTTATAATCAGGTTATGATATCACGAATTGACAAACCAGTACCGGAACTTAATATTGAGTTGTATGTAGAAAAGGGCCTTTATACCGGAAACACTCCGATGCGGGATAATTCCTATTATGAGCTGATCATCATCATGGGCGGAGATGCTGTCTGTGCTGTGGAGGGCTCACTCTTTCCTGTAGAACGCGGCTATATCATCGCGATACAGCCCGGCTTCCGGCATGGTTTTATCGGTGTCCGGGAACTGAAATTCTACCGCTATGTGTTTGATCTTGACGGCATTGCACGATCCAATATGCCGCTTAAAAAGCTGATCGGATTTCAATCGTTTTTTATGAGCACCGCATACTACCGGTATCATCATATCTTCAACAGCATTCTGATCCTGTCGGACAGTCATCTGGAACTCGTGAGCCTGCTCAGCAGCCTGCTTTATAGCACCTTTACAGAGAAAAAGCCGGGTTACAATATATCTGCAAGAGAATATTTTGTCTGTCTTTTGACTATCATATCCAATGAATACGTGCAGACCGATAAGGCATCCCACCAGAGTTACCAGTTTATGGAGGATGCATTTAATTATCTGGAGACTCACTATTTTGAGCCTCTTACCGTAAAAGATCTCGCAGACATTGCTCATCTTTCCGAGCGCCACTTTACACGGCTCTTCAAGGAGATCTACGGTACTACCCCGAATGCGTATATTATCCGCTGCCGCCTTACACACGCATGTGAATTGATCAAGAATACGTCCAACACGCTCTCAAGCATCAGCGAGGAGTGCGGGTTCCCGAATTTTCCTGCTTTTACCAAAACATTCAAGGACAAGCTGGGCGTCACCCCCAGTCAGTACCGCAGACAGCAGCGCAGCAGCACCGATGTTTAATCAGCTGAAAAAGGGATGTCCCTCCGGCCATTACATGGCTTTTGGGACATCCCTCTTTATGTAATACGATTATTTTACTAATTCTTTTGCAAGAGTAGCTGCTGAAGCTGCATCCTCTGAATATCCGTCAGCTCCGATTTCATCAGCAAATTCCTGTGTGATAGGTGCTCCGCCTACCATGATCTTGATGTTGCTTCTGAAGTCTGATTCGTTCAGCGCTGCTACGGTGTCTCTCATGGACGGCATTGTTGTTGTTAGCAGTGCGGACAGGCATACAATCTTTGTATCCGGGTTTGCTTTGTAGCACTCGATGATTTTCTCGATCGGAACGTCTACTCCGAGGTCGATCACTTCGAATCCTGCACTTTCGATCATCATCGCTACCAGGTTCTTTCCGATATCATGAAGGTCGCCTGCTACTGTTGCGATGATCAGTTTTCCCATTGCTCCTGTGCTTCCTGCTGAAAGATGTGGTTTCAGTACTTCTACACCTTTTTTCATTGCTCTTGCTGCTACCAGCATCTCCGGTACGAAGATCTCGTTGTTTTTGAATTTCTCTCCGACAACTGCCATTGCGTCGATCATTCCGCCGTTCAGAATCTCTGTAGGATCACATCCATCATCCAATGCTGCCTGTACAGCCGGTCCAACTAATTTTGCTTTTCCCTTTGCTACTAAATCTGCAACTTCCTGAATTTTTGGTGACATGTTAAATTCCTCCGCTTCTTTCTTGTGTTTTGTTTTTGCCATCTATCAAAAAATAAGTTTTCCTCAAAACTTATCCTTCGATTGTTACGTTAAAATCCGATCAGCCAGGCCAATCGGCCATGAAAATTTGCTTTGCAGGGTTTGTTTATTTCTGTACCGGTCCGATCAGGCCTTCCCTGTAAGCTCCGATGTATTCCATGCAGTAATCATCCAGTCCCAGAAGCGCCTCTGTCGCATAGATGAGTCCCATCATATCCCTGTTCAGCGGATCAAGGATTGCGCTGTCGAGTCCTGCGTTCATCGCAAGTACGGTAAATCCTAAGTTCACCAGTTTTCTTGCCGGCAGGTTAAAGGAGATGTTGCTGACTGCCGCTGTGATATGTATGGTCGGATACTGCGCACGGATCGTGCTGATCACCTCTGTGATCATTGCAATGCCATCTTCGGATGTACACAGCATTTCGATCAGCGGATCAATATGGATCCTGCTCGGATCGATATTGTACTCTTTTGCCTTCTCCATGATTCTTCCGAACACTTCCAGCCTTTTCTCAGCCGTCTGCGGGATTCCGGTGTCATCACACAGCAGTGCAACT
The Ruminococcus gauvreauii genome window above contains:
- a CDS encoding methyltetrahydrofolate cobalamin methyltransferase, whose protein sequence is MIIIGEKINGSIPSMAKAIAARDEEWIKDIAKKEAEAGATFIDVCASVDEEVEVETLKWMIGLVESVTDLPIAVDSPSAKVLSEAYKCCSRPGIINSVSMEGDKIDQLFPIVAENPGWEVVALLCDDTGIPQTAEKRLEVFGRIMEKAKEYNIDPSRIHIDPLIEMLCTSEDGIAMITEVISTIRAQYPTIHITAAVSNISFNLPARKLVNLGFTVLAMNAGLDSAILDPLNRDMMGLIYATEALLGLDDYCMEYIGAYREGLIGPVQK